One Lepus europaeus isolate LE1 chromosome X, mLepTim1.pri, whole genome shotgun sequence genomic window carries:
- the DDX53 gene encoding DEAD box protein 53: MPAYITWSRLCDWSNWQGPPPVPSVTAVCCYGACGQRGHKPDFSTGVLSADMLSSNRIHLGASGSYEPPLCFKLKNNVVGAIVGRGGSKLKDLQRVTNTKIKIVKGDFDSEIKIFGSSDMKEKAKADIDAVVRRQERYSSESSVGPATSQSSVTSSSSSGHTAREARPLLDWDQIRMQFVEWEKRKWADLPPIKKNFYIESEATSSMSKIQVDEWRKENFNITCEDLKDGEKRPIPNPTRTFEDAFAQYPELMKNIKKASFQKPTPIQSQAWPVILQGIDLIGVAQTGTGKTLSYLMPGFIHLDSQPTSREERNGPGMLVLTPTRELALQVESECSKYSYKGFKSSCIYGGGNRRGQIEDIAKGVDIIIATPGRLNDLQLNNHVNLRSITYLVLDEADKMLDLGFEHQIMKILLDVRPDRQTVMTSATWPDAIRRLAHSYLKEPMMVYVGTLDLVAVSTVQQNIIVTTEEEKRALVQEFLENMTPRDKVIVFVSRKITADDLSSDLGIQGIPIQSLHGNREQSDREQALEDFRTGKVKILIATDLASRGLDVNDITHVYNYDFPRNIEEYVHRIGRTGRAGKVGTSITLVTPNDAKIADELIKILERADQNVPEDLVKMAEGCNFHKKSKKELDAQRQGARLTYSLQIQSMTASELKPSSYRKPQSITECSMTLGPGYFCAT; encoded by the exons ATGCCTGCTTACATCACTTGGTCCCGGCTTTGTGATTGGTCAAACTGGCAAGGCCCTCCCCCTGTGCCCTCTGTAACTGCTGTCTGTTGCTACGGAGCCTGCGGACAAAGAGGCCACAAACCTGACTTCTCAACTGGTGTGCTGTCCGCAGACATGCTTTCTTCTAACCGTAT TCATTTGGGGGCCTCAGGCTCCTATGAACCACCCCTCTGCTTTAAATTGAAGAACAATGTGGTTGGTGCCATCGTGGGTCGTGGTGGATCAAAATTAAAAGATCTACAACGCGTGAcaaacactaaaataaaaattgtaaagggGGACTTTgactcagaaataaaaatttttggcaGTAGTGACATGAAAGAAAAGGCCAAAGCAGATATAGACGCTGTGGTTAGAAGACAAGAAAGGTACAGCTCAGAATCCAGTGTTGGTCCTGCCACATCCCAATCCTCTGTTACAAGCAGCTCAAGTTCAGGCCACACCGCTCGAGAAGCTCGGCCATTGTTAGATTGGGatcaaattcgtatgcaatttgtAGAGTGGGAAAAACGGAAGTGGGCAGATTTACCACCAATTAAGAAAAACTTTTATATAGAATCAGAAGCTACAAGCTCAATGTCTAAAATACAAGTAGATGAATGGCGAAAGGAAAATTTTAACATAACCTGTGAAGATTTGAAAGATGGTGAAAAGCGCCCAATTCCCAATCCAACTCGTACATTTGAGGATGCATTCGCGCAGTATCCTGAGcttatgaaaaacataaaaaaggcaAGTTTTCAAAAGCCAACGCCAATTCAGTCACAGGCGTGGCCAGTTATTCTACAAGGGATAGATCTTATAGGGGTAGCCCAAACTGGAACTGGTAAAACACTCTCCTACTTAATGCCTGGGTTTATTCATCTTGATTCTCAACCAACATCTAGAGAAGAAAGGAATGGACCTGGCATGCTAGTCCTTACACCCACTAGAGAACTAGCTCTTCAAGTAGAAAGTGAATGTTCTAAGTACTCGTATAAAGGTTTTAAAAGTAGTTGTATATATGGTGGTGGAAATAGAAGGGGACAAATAGAAGACATCGCCAAAGGTGTAGATATCATTATTGCAACTCCTGGAAGATTGAATGATCTACAACTGAATAACCATGTCAACCTAAGAAGCATAACCTATTTGGTCTTGGATGAGGCAGATAAAATGCTGGATCTGGGCTTTGAACATCAAATAATGAAGATTTTATTAGATGTGCGCCCAGACCGGCAGACTGTTATGACAAGTGCAACTTGGCCGGATGCCATCCGCCGACTTGCACACTCGTACCTCAAAGAGCCTATGATGGTTTACGTTGGTACTCTAGATCTGGTTGCTGTAAGTACAGTGCAGCAAAATATAATTGTGACTACAGAAGAAGAAAAACGTGCTCTTGTACAAGAATTCCTAGAGAACATGACACCCAGAGACAAAGTCATCGTGTTTGTCAGCCGAAAAATTACTGCTGATGACTTATCAAGCGATTTGGGCATCCAAGGCATACCCATACAGTCACTGCATGGTAATAGAGAACAAAGTGATCGAGAGCAAGCTTTAGAAGACTTCAGAACCGGAAAGGTGAAGATACTCATTGCAACTGATTTAGCATCCCGGGGTCTTGATGTTAATGACATCACACATGTCTACAACTATGACTTCCCACGAAATATTGAAGAATATGTACACAGGATAGGACGTACTGGAAGAGCGGGAAAGGTTGGAACATCGATTACCCTTGTTACTCCAAATGATGCAAAGATTGCTGATGAACTGATTAAAATTTTGGAACGAGCAGATCAAAATGTCCCTGAAGATCTTGTAAAAATGGCAGAAGGATGCAACTTCCATAAGAAAAGCA